Proteins encoded within one genomic window of Halocatena marina:
- a CDS encoding succinylglutamate desuccinylase/aspartoacylase family protein, translating to MQIGTAKAHAGQLTEGWFDATELPTGSTERLPVLIADGVEDGPTLWITGSIHGNEVTGLAAAQDVMTETLAERLAGTVVCLPNLNPAGLRRTARTSYYHDDDPNRYFPESTETTGQARVQERINERLFEQIEDTADAVVSLHTAGVDSLPFSIIERVHYGEFRTESEARELAATVQRLADAFGLPTVLEFEAEDHETRRLHRSLGAATLNVAGIPTFTPELGSHTVVQERPRESAVVGLRNVMCELGLLDESDRKPNALAPDSPVPFPVRRADHPATETAGIVRHLVDTGDVIEADEPVAEIVTPHGTRKTTIHSDHAGYVLARRNGVAVYENDSLLSMAVRDTGDTVVAR from the coding sequence ATGCAGATCGGTACCGCCAAAGCACACGCCGGACAGCTCACTGAGGGATGGTTCGACGCCACCGAGTTGCCGACTGGTTCGACCGAGCGGCTCCCGGTTCTCATCGCCGATGGGGTTGAAGACGGTCCGACGCTGTGGATCACTGGTTCGATCCACGGCAACGAAGTCACAGGACTCGCGGCCGCACAAGACGTGATGACGGAGACATTGGCTGAGCGTCTGGCCGGTACTGTGGTCTGTCTCCCAAACCTGAATCCAGCTGGACTCCGCCGGACTGCTCGGACATCGTACTATCACGACGACGATCCGAACAGATACTTTCCGGAGTCAACAGAGACAACTGGACAAGCACGCGTGCAAGAACGAATCAACGAACGACTCTTCGAACAGATCGAAGACACTGCTGATGCGGTCGTATCGCTTCACACCGCTGGTGTGGATTCGCTGCCGTTTTCGATCATCGAACGCGTCCACTACGGTGAGTTCCGCACCGAATCTGAGGCACGGGAGCTGGCAGCGACGGTGCAACGACTCGCCGACGCCTTCGGATTGCCAACCGTGCTCGAATTTGAAGCAGAGGATCACGAGACGCGCCGGCTCCACCGATCGCTCGGAGCCGCGACATTGAATGTCGCGGGAATACCGACGTTCACTCCAGAACTCGGGAGCCACACCGTCGTTCAGGAACGACCCCGCGAAAGCGCCGTCGTTGGACTCCGTAATGTAATGTGCGAACTCGGTTTGCTTGATGAATCAGACAGAAAGCCGAACGCGCTTGCTCCAGATTCTCCGGTACCGTTTCCTGTGAGGCGAGCTGACCACCCAGCAACGGAGACGGCCGGAATTGTCCGACATCTCGTCGATACCGGAGACGTAATCGAGGCAGACGAACCCGTCGCAGAGATCGTCACCCCACACGGCACCCGAAAAACGACGATCCACTCTGACCACGCAGGCTACGTGCTCGCTCGCCGAAACGGTGTGGCCGTCTACGAAAACGATTCTCTCCTGAGTATGGCTGTTCGAGACACGGGAGACACCGTGGTGGCTCGATGA
- a CDS encoding glycosyltransferase family 2 protein, whose protein sequence is MSSNSDVFREDVVRSDGESSLEVIGRDGEIDGDTTSNEESTAEETNAVLLSADSDQVPTISIIIPTLNEEQGIGECITRIERALCELEITGEIIVSDSSTDRTPDIARERGAIIVEPDAPGYGYAYRYAFEHARGAYIAIGDGDTTYDFEELPRLYRLVESGPADMAVGSRLAGTIEPGAMPLLHRYIGNPLLTKFLNVFYGAGVSDAHSGMRVFSRSMLEQLEFSTDGMEFASEMIMEAGEHGLRIDERPITYHPRTGDATIDSFRDGWRHVRFMLVNAPGYLFSVPGLVMGAIGLFVMALAYSPITIFGQPFGIHSLVAGSLLTLIGYQVVSLGAFTAVAGDPIQTPNDPITKWIVGHVRLEQGASVGLVVFVAGVAYSSYLAYEWITTSNLPFPMSSIVALTAIVLGLQIIFGSFFLSAIAE, encoded by the coding sequence GTGTCATCTAATAGTGACGTTTTTCGAGAAGATGTTGTTCGTTCTGACGGTGAATCGTCACTCGAAGTCATCGGGAGAGATGGCGAAATAGATGGAGACACAACGAGCAACGAGGAGAGCACAGCTGAGGAAACGAACGCAGTCCTCCTGTCCGCAGACAGCGACCAAGTGCCGACGATAAGCATCATCATTCCCACGCTGAACGAAGAACAGGGGATTGGTGAGTGTATCACTCGCATTGAGCGCGCGCTCTGTGAGTTAGAAATCACGGGTGAGATCATCGTCAGCGATAGTTCGACGGACCGAACACCAGACATCGCACGAGAACGAGGGGCGATCATCGTCGAACCGGATGCTCCGGGGTACGGCTATGCGTACCGGTACGCGTTCGAGCACGCTCGCGGAGCGTACATCGCGATCGGAGACGGCGATACGACCTACGATTTCGAGGAACTCCCACGGCTCTATCGGCTCGTCGAATCGGGACCGGCCGATATGGCAGTGGGAAGTCGACTCGCCGGAACGATCGAACCGGGGGCGATGCCGTTGTTGCACCGATACATCGGCAATCCGTTGCTCACGAAATTCCTGAACGTATTCTATGGGGCCGGAGTGTCTGATGCTCACAGTGGAATGCGTGTGTTCTCGCGGTCGATGCTCGAACAGCTCGAATTCTCGACCGACGGGATGGAGTTTGCGAGCGAGATGATCATGGAAGCTGGCGAGCATGGGTTACGAATCGACGAGCGGCCAATCACGTACCACCCACGGACTGGTGATGCGACGATAGACAGCTTCCGTGACGGCTGGCGGCACGTGCGGTTCATGCTCGTGAACGCCCCTGGGTATCTGTTTTCGGTGCCCGGTCTCGTGATGGGAGCAATCGGGCTGTTCGTCATGGCACTCGCGTACTCTCCGATCACCATCTTCGGTCAGCCGTTCGGTATCCACTCGCTGGTTGCCGGGAGTCTGCTGACGCTGATCGGCTATCAGGTTGTGAGCCTCGGTGCGTTCACTGCTGTGGCTGGTGATCCGATCCAAACACCGAACGATCCGATCACGAAGTGGATCGTCGGTCACGTCCGACTCGAACAAGGCGCGTCGGTCGGTCTTGTCGTGTTCGTGGCAGGAGTCGCTTATTCATCGTATCTGGCCTACGAGTGGATCACGACATCAAATCTCCCATTCCCAATGAGTAGTATCGTCGCGCTCACAGCGATTGTACTCGGTCTCCAGATCATCTTCGGATCGTTCTTTCTGAGTGCGATTGCAGAGTGA